One window of the Verrucomicrobiia bacterium genome contains the following:
- a CDS encoding magnesium transporter has translation MKLFGKSKLPSLNDLSSIQITSLTPKVITEILFHKDKRTELFLDLKPHERIVLLHSLTPNVRKDLLMHVPDKDLVDILQAVDPDEATDMLQLLTPRRREKILQMVSHELKDSLSKLLEFDAETAAGLMTLDYVQVPVSATVAEVARKFKQHEKSTGRPPVIIVQKEDGKLAGFLPGHELGFGRTTELIGKYVKHLPSISYAATHDQVIHMFQAHPHSKVAVKNDADDVIGIIYSDDVLNIMQDKDSSSLYEFAGIRQEEGISDSTKRKVRNRYQWLIINLGTAFLAAFVVGQFEATLSKFVLLAVYMPIVAGMGGNAATQTLAVLVRGISLGQIELKTAARTLRNEMGAAFINGLINAVLVALVVIFLNHDYKIAAVLAMAMVVNMVVAAFFGTLVPLIMTKLGKDPAASATIFITTATDVLGFLVFLGLGTLVLN, from the coding sequence CTGTCTAGTATTCAGATCACCTCGCTTACTCCTAAGGTTATTACCGAGATATTGTTCCACAAAGACAAGCGGACAGAACTGTTCTTGGACCTCAAGCCGCACGAACGTATTGTGCTGCTGCACTCTTTGACCCCCAATGTGCGCAAAGACCTTCTGATGCATGTGCCCGACAAAGATCTGGTAGACATCTTGCAAGCGGTAGATCCAGACGAGGCAACTGACATGCTGCAGCTGCTGACCCCGCGTCGCCGCGAGAAGATCTTGCAAATGGTCAGCCACGAACTGAAAGATTCGCTCAGTAAGTTGCTAGAATTTGACGCCGAGACCGCAGCCGGCCTGATGACCCTAGACTACGTGCAGGTGCCGGTTAGCGCCACTGTTGCCGAGGTAGCTAGAAAGTTCAAACAACACGAAAAATCTACTGGTCGTCCACCAGTTATTATTGTGCAGAAAGAGGACGGCAAGTTGGCCGGTTTTCTGCCTGGGCACGAGCTGGGTTTTGGCCGGACAACTGAACTGATCGGCAAATATGTAAAGCACCTGCCGTCTATTAGTTACGCTGCCACCCACGACCAAGTTATTCATATGTTTCAGGCTCATCCGCACTCTAAGGTGGCTGTCAAAAACGACGCTGACGATGTGATTGGTATTATCTATTCCGACGACGTACTGAATATCATGCAAGACAAAGACAGCTCTAGTCTGTACGAATTTGCCGGTATTCGCCAAGAGGAAGGTATCAGCGACAGCACCAAGCGCAAGGTACGCAACCGGTACCAGTGGCTGATTATTAACTTGGGCACCGCCTTTTTGGCGGCCTTTGTGGTTGGACAGTTCGAGGCGACGCTCAGCAAGTTCGTGCTGCTAGCCGTCTATATGCCCATTGTTGCTGGCATGGGTGGTAATGCTGCTACGCAGACGCTGGCCGTGTTGGTGCGTGGTATCTCTTTGGGGCAGATAGAGCTGAAGACTGCGGCGCGGACCTTGCGCAACGAGATGGGTGCTGCATTTATAAATGGACTCATCAATGCCGTGTTGGTGGCGTTGGTGGTTATCTTCCTTAATCACGACTATAAAATTGCGGCCGTGCTAGCCATGGCCATGGTGGTCAACATGGTAGTGGCAGCGTTCTTTGGCACCTTGGTGCCGTTGATAATGACCAAGCTAGGCAAAGACCCAGCAGCTTCTGCAACCATATTTATTACGACCGCAACTGATGTCTTGGGCTTCTTGGTTTTCCTGGGACTCGGTACGCTCGTACTCAACTAA